In Saprospiraceae bacterium, a genomic segment contains:
- a CDS encoding glycosyltransferase, with amino-acid sequence MKLSIVIVNYNVRHFLEQCLNSVSKAITNIQAEIIVVDNASMDDSVEMVLEMFPSVKLVASKENLGFSKANNIGVRQATGQYVLILNPDTLVEEDCLIKCLDFFEKHPETGALGVKMLDGAGHFLPESKRGFPGLWNSFCKMSGLYKLFPKSSLFNAYYLGHLTEDKIQKVDVLSGAFMMMKTELYRQLEGFDEAYFMYGEDIDLSYRIQKAGYINYYFPETTILHFKGESTRKSSLNYLTAFYNAMIIFSFKHITGGQKTFFIVFLKALIWAKALMSAVKSSFIQLRMVLIDGIALCLGFQFIRNVWSEVYHGNSDYLDKLPTLINTALFILIWISSFYYQGVYEKKYTLKDIVIAAIWGFFINLMLYAMLPEEWRASRMLLVFSFFYVIGYAIMSRLFLNKFIKNQWTIGSDQPLNGLVIGDDSQFEKAKVLIQFTRNKIQLMHKNVENTLNFTPEMWVDFIRINNIHEIILCEKNMPWKEILGFIAKFRGKADFKILTSSGSGIVGSSSKDQPGDIYSFELDYHLSQKVFQRQKRLFDVLFACLHLSFIWILIFLYKDKKQYLLNIFKVITNQRSWVSYDRFKKMELNLPPLKEGILQVFQLNSQQYMQEIAIQMVHNYAWNYTVWMDLDICLKEFLKLDQK; translated from the coding sequence GTGAAACTCAGTATCGTAATTGTCAATTACAATGTGCGGCATTTTTTGGAGCAGTGTTTAAATTCCGTTTCCAAGGCAATCACCAACATTCAAGCCGAAATTATCGTTGTCGATAACGCATCAATGGACGATTCAGTTGAAATGGTCCTTGAAATGTTTCCATCGGTGAAATTAGTAGCCTCAAAAGAGAATTTAGGATTTTCAAAAGCTAATAATATAGGCGTAAGGCAAGCCACCGGGCAATATGTTTTGATTCTTAATCCTGATACGCTGGTTGAAGAAGATTGTCTGATCAAATGTTTAGATTTTTTTGAGAAGCACCCGGAGACAGGTGCCTTAGGTGTTAAAATGCTGGATGGTGCTGGACATTTTTTGCCAGAGTCCAAAAGAGGATTTCCAGGATTGTGGAATTCATTTTGTAAAATGTCAGGACTCTATAAACTTTTTCCTAAATCATCTTTATTCAATGCTTATTATTTGGGGCATTTAACCGAAGACAAAATTCAAAAAGTTGATGTGTTATCGGGAGCATTCATGATGATGAAAACGGAATTGTACAGACAATTGGAGGGTTTTGATGAAGCTTACTTTATGTATGGCGAAGACATTGATTTGTCTTATAGAATTCAAAAAGCCGGATACATAAACTATTATTTTCCGGAAACCACGATCCTGCATTTCAAAGGTGAAAGTACGCGCAAATCGAGTTTGAATTACCTCACCGCATTTTACAATGCGATGATCATTTTCTCTTTTAAACATATCACTGGCGGACAAAAAACGTTTTTTATCGTTTTTTTAAAAGCCCTTATTTGGGCCAAAGCACTGATGAGCGCTGTAAAGAGCAGCTTTATTCAACTTCGAATGGTGTTGATAGATGGGATTGCTTTGTGTTTGGGATTTCAATTTATCCGAAATGTTTGGTCAGAAGTTTATCATGGAAACTCAGATTATTTGGACAAATTACCGACCCTTATAAATACCGCATTGTTTATACTGATTTGGATTTCAAGCTTTTATTATCAGGGCGTTTATGAAAAAAAGTATACACTTAAAGATATCGTAATTGCTGCCATTTGGGGATTTTTTATAAATCTCATGTTGTATGCTATGCTGCCGGAGGAGTGGAGAGCTTCCAGGATGTTGTTGGTATTTTCTTTTTTTTATGTAATCGGCTATGCCATCATGAGCAGATTATTTTTAAATAAATTTATTAAAAACCAATGGACCATTGGCTCCGACCAGCCATTAAATGGTCTTGTCATAGGCGATGATTCGCAGTTTGAAAAAGCTAAAGTATTGATTCAATTTACCCGGAATAAAATTCAACTAATGCATAAAAATGTAGAGAACACATTGAACTTTACACCGGAAATGTGGGTTGATTTTATTCGCATAAATAATATCCATGAGATTATTTTATGCGAAAAAAACATGCCATGGAAGGAAATTCTTGGGTTTATCGCAAAGTTTAGAGGAAAAGCTGATTTTAAAATATTGACTTCCAGCGGAAGCGGAATCGTTGGGAGTTCTTCAAAAGATCAGCCCGGAGATATCTATTCATTTGAACTTGATTATCATCTATCGCAAAAAGTGTTTCAACGCCAGAAAAGATTGTTTGATGTATTGTTTGCATGTTTGCATTTGAGCTTTATTTGGATCCTCATTTTTTTATATAAGGATAAAAAACAATATTTGTTGAATATTTTTAAAGTCATAACAAATCAACGTAGCTGGGTATCTTATGACAGATTTAAAAAGATGGAACTAAATCTTCCGCCTTTGAAAGAAGGTATCTTACAGGTTTTCCAATTGAATTCACAACAATATATGCAAGAGATTGCGATTCAAATGGTCCACAATTATGCTTGGAATTATACAGTATGGATGGACCTGGATATTTGCTTAAAAGAATTTTTAAAACTGGACCAAAAATAA
- the recR gene encoding recombination protein RecR, with amino-acid sequence MNQISKILDEAVLSLSGLPGIGKKTALRLVLHMAQQDKERTKNLAASVNLIATDLKFCRNCFAYSDFEICAICSNPHRNSSFVCVVESVRDLFAIEETHSFKGQYHVLGGLISPLDGIGPDKINIAALFEKVRTGLVKEIILAIRPNIEGDTTAYYIHKNMPDVNVKLSMLARGVSFGSELEYADELTLSRSIMNRTPYQLTDNTSG; translated from the coding sequence ATGAATCAAATTTCGAAAATTCTAGATGAGGCCGTTTTGTCCTTAAGCGGATTACCGGGAATAGGGAAGAAGACCGCATTGAGATTGGTCTTGCACATGGCACAACAGGATAAGGAACGCACTAAAAATCTCGCGGCTTCAGTAAATTTGATTGCGACAGATTTGAAATTTTGCAGAAATTGCTTTGCTTATAGCGATTTCGAAATTTGTGCAATTTGCTCAAATCCGCATCGAAATTCAAGTTTTGTTTGTGTCGTTGAATCCGTTCGCGATTTATTTGCCATCGAAGAAACCCATAGCTTTAAAGGCCAATATCACGTATTGGGAGGGCTGATTTCTCCTTTAGATGGTATAGGACCTGACAAAATAAATATAGCAGCTTTATTCGAAAAAGTTAGGACCGGTCTGGTAAAGGAAATTATTCTGGCCATTCGCCCAAACATAGAAGGCGACACAACTGCCTATTATATTCATAAGAATATGCCTGATGTCAACGTTAAGTTATCAATGTTGGCTAGAGGTGTGTCATTCGGGTCGGAATTGGAATATGCAGATGAATTAACTTTGAGTCGATCTATAATGAATCGCACCCCTTATCAATTAACAGACAACACTAGCGGGTGA